The Rhopalosiphum maidis isolate BTI-1 chromosome 4, ASM367621v3, whole genome shotgun sequence region GCTCAATATTATTAGGATAAAtggaagcaaaaaaaaaacaatatacctatacataataacctaaatatataaacacctAACTAATGAGGAAACCTGTTATTCAGAAAAACCAACCCTTTCTTTACAGTAAAACCCTTAACACATTCTATATCTAAAAGATAATAGTGTTATTGATTTAAcacttgttttatattatacaaagtatgcatgtattttattttaaaactattaagaaaattaaacaagacccaatttgttttatttaaaaaagaaaatttcagagtataaatttgtataaatacataaaacgtaaaataaattgttataaaaaaacaatagtttaaaatcattcgaaaattaatacattgggGATTAAATATcagaaatgttataaaaacaattattctaataatagtagttattGAAATAGGAGGAAATTTATTACTCTATTACATAtagaattacaataaatattaaatactgaaTGGTGCTACTAGAATATTACTACcactaaaactaatttatcacACGCACCCCCACAccactaaatataaatttaatagttttcttTAATCTCCACAGAGTTAACTAAAATAGACCGGcgaattattgataatattacaatggtGGATATTGTTGACCACAAGGGGTTATCAAAATCCGTGTAATGAAACTTTACCTGTACTTTGGCGGAAAAtggaaacaataatttattttgtttgtattaagtAACTGTTCCAACCCATCCGCTCACAAaaggactatattattattaggtagtaTGGAAGTGgatttattaccattattgtcattgttatacaaaatatattgttaatatgcaAAAATGGTAATTACATAAGTttcttttttacattatactgttatttttttgtctttcTGAAAAACTGtacaactaattttattttatttctgtgtATGAACTAAaacatcatataattttagttaaaaaaaaaaaaaaaacaagaataatttgataaaactaatttttatattatacaaattactttTTGGACATAtcttacgaataataataaaataaaacatagccaatatttttaaatttaacgaagtatacttcaatatattatcttatctgtacaaaacttaaaaagtcttaaaattataaagatgatattagtaaaataaattgtgtattagatattgacaatttttttatttaattattaggtgCTAtgaatttctgaaaaaaaattccaaacagCAAAATAACtgtagtgtttttattttttatatgataaacttTCGACAAAATACACCCCGACGtgaaacgaataaaaataaaacccttATGAGTAAACTGTTTCCCATTCGTTAATACTCAAGTTATCATCTTAAACAACTCACGTACCCATGTGAAGtggtttatttgattaaactaACGAGTGTATCAAAATGCTTAAGTATTAAAGTAAGATGTATCGGAATAACGAAAAATCATACTAACGTTACAGCACGTGGTCGTAACTTGTGaacaactataatttttaattaatttaaaacagcgTGTTAACAGTTTCAACGTGTTAAAACTGTGTATTGTTATGATGataattgtgaaaatattatttttttagttaagtaTGTCGAATACTTAAATGTTTGTTAACTATAACAcaaacttaatacttattagtcataatctcataatattttaatactatagtgTCAGGAGTATtattacatcataaaataatttatattatataacgagTATGATAACACACTGCACTACTACAGTTATagtgtaaaaatgttataacctttaatatgcatataatatgtgttaaaagtaaattaataaaagcgTCTtccattttacaatattaataagtaaatagtaatgGAATAACTGCAGTATTTCACGTATAAGCACACGTGTTTTACACATTGAAacagtattaaaaacattcaattttcatacgtgtaatatattttttttatgagtttttcgttttatacAAACCGACCAGTTTTAATCGTTAAGTATAAAATGCGGAcacattatacgtatattgtattaacaagGTAGATGTGTcccgagaaaaaaaaaacaataatcataaaagGATTAACGatgattattacaatacagTAGAATCGATAAATCTCTGAATTTGttacttgaaaaaatatataaaaacccttaaataatatttgtatcttaGCTATTACCCGCGCaatgttattttagttttattatctaaaacgtTTGAGTAATAATATCgacaaatttaacttaaattaaaaataaatctcgtgtacataaaaatactttttgaagtttatattaaacaaaatatactatattttcttgtatttatgatattatttttatttttttagtataattttattcgcagttttatataacacataaCATGTAAAGCGAAATTGTAACGTAAATCGAAGTCGatcgtgtattatattatattttaatattattcagtgaAATATGACCGTTTTACCTTTGCTGAGAATACTGGCTCAAAAAAAGTGGATAGTTCCGTAAAAATCGTAgccacatataataatttatatattcccGCACTCGTTTGTTTGTTTCAATCGATTGATTACGTTCcgttcgaaataataataatacagcaataacatacaataatcACACGACggactgaaaaataataataataataactgcgCGTATAGGTGTATGCGGTTACTCACGTATGGTCTTATACGTCTTTAAAACGCGCACGCAACATTGATCATTTATAGGTACACACTTGTACAGAATGTTTTACTTTGCGCCATACGTGTAGCAGCTCGGACGGAAACTCTATGTACACATGTGGGacgatatgaaaaaaaaaaaacaataaacatacatggcttaaaaaatgattaaactttatacgtataaaaaaacttgtggtgcgaaataaacaaataaaacgaaCAAGTTTCTCGGCAAAACGAAATTAAtcgtttattatgtttaaacgttgttataaaaaataaattgcgcTCTCTGTTctcaaaatgataaattgtacACAATATCCGTTTCTCTTTTgtctttttgaataataataagaatagtaataatatttgtgtctGGCAGTAGTGGCTTCTGGCGAAGCTGCAAATTGATATGTTCAAAACGTCAAATCGCTCGTCATCAGTAAGTGCAGTATTATAGATATCGTGACTagcatatgattttttttttttttatatatatatatatacagagtgttaCAAACAAACTTTGGCATTGATCTCGTGTTAGTGAATGGAATCGAAATCctattttgaatttagtaaATGTACTTATAGAAGTTGTTAATTCgtttagttttaaacataCGTATTGTAACATCAAGTACGCCATGAGAATTTCTGTCAGTCAAAACCTTCATGATCACACGATTATCGTGAGATTTTCTAACGATGGTCTTCtttagataaaatgtttttattaaaacaattacttaTGGACTAATCGTTGAAGAAATTTAACGGACATGCCGTAAATACCTTTAAAAATGCCTTCACCAGTTAAACAGAATACAGATTTGGTTTTGATTCCATACTTTGGCATGAGATCATTCTTAAAATCTGTATGTAATATCCAGAACTTACTTTTTAcccagtaaaataatattagtgttatttttctttaacctaagggtagtattaaataaaacaagttcACAAAttgaattagaaaaaaaccCTAAATTTACTGTGagcaattttgttttcaaccTGActtcaatgataaaaaaaaatccccaCGGACAGCTATAATTCAATGTCCACTTTTTTCCCCCGTCACTCCTTGCTGTAAATATGACCACTGCGATCATATATTCCCTGCGTGTGTTCGACATCTTTCGTACCgtgtcataatataaacacagacggacgtatacataatattattaatattggtaGGCATAGCATTCGCTTATACGACGTCAAAAAGTTACTTTCTGAGATTACGATTTGTTATGTAAATGTGATTGAGATATTGTAGGTACTcgatgttatattttagaaaaatttaaaattaaggatttactaagaaatttaataagaggtaggtatattatattataaaattgtccttatttttaatggttttagaAAAATCCTGGTTCAAaacctaaatataaaacaaagttttttgtaattaattttagctcTACATCAATCAGAAATTAATTgggtgttttaaattttgtaatataatttgaaatatcaatcaacaaaattattcacctggaatattaatattaataaattactgtgCGGATAATGGTAGAACAATAGTGGAAATATTacgatttaaagttttgaataatcaaatcattaaaattaaaacaaagcttaacaaaataaattatattatgttattataaaaattatatagcttAAAAACAAAGACCAACAAGTtctataaagataatataaatatttttaaaaatttaatccataaaaaatgtaatacctatttttttcaaaccacactatagttataaacataatatgtttaaatgtaaattagtcTAACCTAGTGCAGACAATTGTTCGCGAGTTTTAACTGAGTAAaagagttataaaaattatacttaaaaattaaatcaggcCTAACATTATATGACAACATacaacttataagtatatatggtTTTGTGAATCAAATCTTCGTCGTAaatcgaattaaataaaaatgtaagtataatttattgtattactataatagtgtaatactattataaaatagtctaTTACACATACACTCTCTCACGcatacacgcacacacacttgtatattacaataagatATAACGATTCGTAAACACTAAACATGCTACGaattacgatttaaaaatttcaaattattcaatcatattatttgaattataaatagtttggtTGTCACGCTTGTTGgatcattattatagattcGCTGTAAATGGACCATTGACATCATTTTCAACTGTATATCTCACTccgaattatattgtataataattaaacaccaAAGACCAGGTCATTATCGACAGGTCccgaataataactattacatgcttatagtattcaaataatggGTAGGTAGGTAAGTATGGTAATGTATATCGATCGTGGTCGTGTTTACTTATTCTCTATAGCAAACACTATAAACTCTCTATATCTGATTATTCAAAAGCATAAACCTAATATACCTGATgggtatgtactatgtatcaGCAACAATAGAGGTTCCCAAACTTTTCATGGTACCAtcaattttggaaaaaatgtaaaaaagttaatttatttttttttttttggtgaccAACACGTATACTTATGACTTTTTTTGTTTCGTTGTAAAACACTATCTATACGATAAATTTTAGTCAGTTAATTACTTCTACTACTACGTAATATAGTTACAGTAGTTACACCGTTATACGGTAAATACTGTATCACAATATTAAACTcgtgtttatacataaaataaatcttttctttttttacatataatatattttgtagacattttatactaaatactataaaattatataaatataattcaaacctTTACGTGACCcaccaaatgtataatagcGATTTTGAGTCGCAACTTATAGTTTGAGAACCTCTGACTTAAGCtgaatattatcatgtattttCGCCTATTGGTTATGATAATAACCAATAggcgaaaatatatattagtgtcGAAGACCAATTTGAGCATCACAAAAAGCTTTTAGCCAATTCTGCCATTAcctaaatgaacaaataaaaaaaatatatataaaattattatcaacacaatacgtattacatattataaataatatatttttgattatataattaggtgacataataatagttgtaaacCATTACGTGAACGAATACTATGTGatcaatagaaataattttggtatttcgtatcgttatttttttcattacactagaaaataatataatacgcaaaATACATAGCTACTTATTCCTTTTGATTAGAAAATGCGTATACAGGATGATCGTtcgttcaaattttcaaataaaccttagaaaacgaatttaaatcattttttcaaagaaaaaagaaattttaactagtaagtatattattataaagaaaactgcttcgataaaaaaatcgtagaataatattatatttttgtctattttaatgtaaaataaactattaagtttaacCTACTTTTCgacaatataaatagttaaaatagtgTAATACCTATCTATACAAATAGTAGTTACAAGCTTATAAACAAGGTTTatctatcaatttattaaacataagattattattgctttatttagtaaatgttTGTGTTTAGTTACAGCAAACTTTGTAGTTTCTTGTACAAACTTttcaacgaaaaaataaactcaaGTTGTTGTAACTAATAACGAGTAGCATTGACGATTCGATGAGTTACTTAATTACTTACAGAgtatatacaacaaaatttaacaaattgaaAAGTTGTACAGTTTATACAGTCTATTATCggataaataggtaataagtaataatttacgtaaaagaatgaaaaatattttatattatatttttcgctattaaatatatattataatattattaataatttatttttcttgttcCGATtcgatttcaaaaattatttaaaattattaataaattaattggtacatatttaattattgaattggtaataaataaatccaaCTTAGGatatataaaacacattattcAATCTCAAGGAAGTACCAATATAAGAAGAaggctaaaataatttttacagtgGCAGGTAACGATTTTGAAAGGTAATACTTAAATTGAGTACAATATAGGTTTTATATAGATCTATAAGCAATGCcccgttaaaatataaataaataatcatcaaAGTCCCCCACACCGAAATCCACCCACTCGACACGCCTCTACATTTTCTGCAATACAGAAACTCCTTGAAAGTTTCGGAACACTCTATTTTAAGTAAGGATTACATCTAACAACGTGCaacgattaaaaatttatttttatcaatgtgTAAGTACTGTTAAGTGTTTTTGGAGATTGTAATCattgatatttacatataatcaCACGTGTGTATGAACTCACGTCATAATGTCGCGGGAAAAATGTCgtgaacacaaaaataattgtagtgtcaaaaatatgaaaataacaactaatataaacattatagtataatttaatctaatatttttaattacacacATACTAAGTACagcacataataatgtaataaattattgtttattacatttaatattgaaaattatgcgATATAGTCCGAGATATTCATAAACATGTCTGTTGAAGCCAACtcgaataatcattatattaatttttcttacagtaattttgcattttattgatttaatatattattattatattcggaTAAAATACCTAGATCGCGAGTTATTACTATGCTTGCAGTTGTGTACAAATGTACTGGCCTGGGAACAGAATTTCTTTATAGAGGGCGTTATGATCATACATTAAACTTCAGGAGTCTTGCATAAGTAAACTTCCTTTTAATCCAGTAAAACCAATAGTAGTTAATGACCTAGATGGAAAAAAAGCAAAAGAAGGGAGGTTGAACCCCGACCCCTCTTGCGCACGAGTCTGGATATTTAAGTACActaaactttattttcataggtacttattatggTACTTAAATCTAATCTAATCCTACTAACAACTCAGCAAAAACCGGAACTTTGAGCTACATCAATAACTGCAACGATATTTTACTACCTgcgacattttaatttagacgACATATTTACTGCTGCAATATTTTGTCATCAAATACAACACACTACTACtatatcgttaaaatatattgcttttataaaatatctcataATACAccaagtaaaatttatatagaagCACatgtctaaattattttttaaaaattaataaattcattaatacatttgaaaacaagaatttaatttatacttccgAACTATACAGATAAGTATGTTTACACCTAGCAaagaattgtaaaatataatattatcttatattgtattttaacgtTAGatacatagaaaattattaaaactgtaaGGAAAAAGGTTAGTTTTTAAGTTAGGGCCCTATTGTTTTCATATTCAGTTATCCAAAATCTATTTCATCTCCTCTTTTTATCAGACGGCCAACCATACgtcgattaaaaatgtaatataaattaaactaggTTGTACTAAAATTTAAGTGCATCTGTAATACCTTTCAAATTACTGTCAAGTATGATACTGTGCTCTACAGCAGTACACATGCTTAGTTTCATAATGTTCTCTGAGCCGTCTAAGAGTAACTTGTCGGTTTTCGACAGCTGTCTTTTTCTTTCATACTATCCCAGTTATTTTGTCGtcgaagaatttttttttttaataaagctaCAAAATATGCGTAGGTAGACCATAATTTGAAAACAGCTGTTACAGATGCACTtgagttgtaatattatgtatacctaaataagtttcattgaaaacaaaaataaatatacttgaacTTAAAACGTTTCAGAAAACATAGACCATAGACGGTCggcaagttaaaatttaaattcctgTTGACAtcaagttaattaaattttgattgtttttaaagggtattttttttttactgaataatttattccaCCACCAATGACAACGTGTGacaaaaaccattattaaattattgatattgtttttagaatttctttatgtacataatttattgtattcgtcgtcattaaatttaagtattttacgtttaaataagcgtatatatatataaaaaaagaaaatacttcCTACGTGTTTACCAACAAATAACTAATggtattaatcataaattatattaatgtaataatcaacaacataataatattgaattaaatctcacgtaaacaaaatatatatagtgatataCGAATTTGCtactcactttttttttttacaaaattacagcaaatatattatgtttcactACTCTGGTTATTTGATGTTCAAATACTTATTCACTTACAGTATAATgtacgatatattttatagatcaatatttcttataagACTATTCTACTTtacaattagaaaaataaaataaaaataggaacAATCGAATCCCAGTCTCGGGTTTCCTCGCGTGAACCCCGACCAGAGGTCACACTATTACAAATAGTACGATAAcaatatacgtttaaaatcataaattttccGAAAATCGACTGGTAAGATCCGTGTCCGTTACGTCAATCAAACTACCGCTCTTTGTACAGGACCCGGAAATTACCATGTCGGCGGACACGTTCGTATGGCTGTCGCCGATTCCCCAGCTCGGCGCGGGCGACTACAAACGCGAGCGGACGGTCGATGACGAAGAGTGGTACCCGCGGGTGGTGTCGACCTACGGACTGACCGAGAGGGTCCACTGGTCTCGACGTCTGGAGGCAGACGCCGACCACCGGTCCGGACAGCCGCCGGCCACCGCCGTCCGGTGGACGCGGCCGGTGCGGTCGGCGGGTCGCGACTATTACGGGAGCGAGGACGTGGACCGTGCGTTTTTGCAGCGGAAACCGATTTCGTTCGCGATATTCGGCAAACCCGGTTTAGCGGACGACCGGTTGGCCGCCATGTTGTCCACGTACTGGGGATGCGTCCACGTGTCCGCGGCCATCGGGCTGCTGGCCGCCAGCCACCGGCCGGAAGACCAAATCGGTTTGGCGTTGCGACGCGGCGAAGCGGTAAACGCTGCGAGTGCCTCCGCGTCGCTCATTGAGCTTTTGAGAATCCGTGGGGCCGACGTACAAGAACGGGGTTACGTGCTTACCGGCTTGCCCAGGTAAGTCTGCGTTTAAGTGCGGTTATTCATTAGTTGTGTTGTTTAttcgaataaataatagaaacacGGTATAGTCAACCGTCAGCGGGAccatacatacctatatcattccatgtatacactatacgtgCGATTGATCAAATCGCTTTCGAATTCGCAGAGAAGGACGATTTTCATTCGCATTGCGTCCCTAAAACATTTAAGAGTGTCACGATAATCACTACGTATATTTTGATACTAACtcgctgtttttttttttcactacagACACGATCCTGGACTGAGTGCGTGTGAACAAATGAATGCGGTGTTCACTACGAATCCACCAGACGTATTGATTTATATGAGCTGTCGTAATCAGGATTTAATCCATATACATAACGGATTGACTTTAGAATCCACGGAACACGAACGTCTTACGCAAACACTACATTTGAACAACACAGAATACAATCATATGCGCGTACGTTGGTACAATAAGTCGTTGATAAGCAAGAAAATGATTGAACTGGATCTTAAAGATTACGAAAATTATTCGCTAAAAGTAATAGACGAAATAGTCAAGCAGTTCGATCCTACATGCGTGATAACCGTGGACGGCAGAAAACCAGTGAACGAATTATTCGAAACGATTAAATCGAAATTAATGACAATGCCGTTACATTATACGGTGTTACCGGAAATGGTGGAGATCCAAGCGAAATCTGATTTGTCGGAAGACTACACATATAGTGGTTCTGAGTTTGAGTTCGAATCGGAATCGAACGAGGTGGAAACGGTGATAAGCAGTATGGAGCGCGCTAGTGATACGACTCAAATACGTAACGAAAACGAACAACGTAAAGAGCGATTACGTATGACGTCGGAATTCGGTCGTCTGTGTCCTGTAAACTTTTCTAACGGTCGATTCATATTGGGCAGCGACCGTTATTGCATAAAGTTTATGGGGAAACTGTACTACTTCGCTGGACCTGATGAGATGCAAACGTTTGGTAAACACCCGagacaatttttgaaaattcctACACACGGGCTACCTATTAGGGCCATGTTTTACGGTCCCAAGACGTTGACGAACCAAGCTACAAAGGCTGTACGTAATTTATTCGGTTATAACATAATAGACGTTGGACATATAATACAGATACACGAAGAAGAcgtaaaatacgatttttcgTCTGCGATCGTCGATTCTATACTAAAAACTGCACAAGAGGTCATAAGACCCAAAGAAATTCAAACTAATGACATCGACATCATGCGAAACGCAATTGCTGAGTGGACACGCCTGCGGTTTGGTGTTGTCGTTGGATCTGATTTGGGTAGCGTTGAAGACAACGGAAGTGAATACGAAACGAATGAAGATTTCTCAAatcaaagtaaatattattttttattcttatggaAAACTTTTTAGTGAAATCGGTTAGAATGAACATACTagcatttatcaaaaaataacttagtttaaaaataattttattagtataaacctgtttcagttataattaacatatttttttttttttttttgacaaatgttataattaattaacacattaatatgatgttataatatggcatttaaatttttatttatgttgttttattattttataaatcaaccaatcaatgcaattattaagtttttttcgtatagtttaaaattataatacatcaataaatattatataaaaatactaaatacctattaataatattttaaaactgtagaaacgtattaaaattatttcatttttacataaaattacgtaagtataaataacttatttaaactataaattattctagaAAATCAAGATGTGgacgaatatattaaaaaaaagcaacTAATTAACTTCTTTGAATCATATGATATAGATTTCTTAGatgatttatatgtatgtattcgTGCATACAATGAACCAGaaagactaaaaaaatatttccaaaatatgtcaataaaaaatagaaagatTTTTAGGCGAAGCTTcattaaaagcaaaaaaattattgaacctgaattaataaatgttattgttgatatcgtacaaataaaaaacgaacAAAACCAAAATTGGATTATAGTAAACGCACCATTAGAGTTTGGATTagtgaaaaaattaatcgatGTAAACCTTAATCCAATCCAGATGGTATTTTTTCATGACTCTGATCCAatgcacaatattttattatcaaatgaaGAAATGAACAATAGCTATCGAAATAACTATATTGAAATCTTAGATAATGTGAAAAATGGAATGAGGCATGGAACGAcagtagaaaaaattaaatatccagATTTTGtcaacaaaattgaaaactcGTTATATATTTCTCAAAATaaagatgatttttttgaagGCGAAGTTGAAACTGCAGAATACGAAGAACATAAACACATTAACATCATAAGTCACGATCACTTAATGGGAATAATAGTTCCAGTAATAACTGAgcgattaaatcaatatacagAAAATCTTCTCGTACAATGGCatactttaaaaactaatatttctaaagaaataaaccaatatatggattttaatatcattgtatGCAAACCCGACTCAACATATAATTTGCTGACAATTTTAATCGAAGACACTATATACTATCTAaagaagtaaaataataattattataattaatttttgttaaatatgcattgtattttaattaaataattttttgtttaggtTTTTGACAGATAATGTAAGCGATGTATCCACATCAGATATCAATAATACTGTACCTACTAGGGGAAAATATGATGGTGATACTTCCATTTATTGTCCCGTAAAGTTTTCAAATGGTAAACTCTCTATTGGATCTACAAAACACATGGCAGTTTatcataataggtattattatatgagcTCGTCCAACGACTTCAAAACGTTTTTTTCTAATCCTGATAGATATACATTGTTTACTAGTGTTCCAAAAATTTATCCTAAACCTAAGATATCtttacttttttcatttgGTCTCTGttcaatagattttattaacgaaatattagataaatttgatttaactcTTGTAGACtcgtataaagtatttaaaaacaacgttttaccaaataatataccaatggTGGGTAAAATGTACGAGGAACCGACGCTTAAGAAGATTgtggataaatattttatttctgaaaAACAAAAGGTTTATATTAATAGCTTGAGAAAGTATATGGATAAAGAAAGTGCTTACTTAAATGACGAGGATtggttaaaaatgaattcggttttttttcaaaccaacGAaggaatatgttataaaaattatcctaAAAATTTGACAGAgctaaagtatttaaaagaaaatgaaataaatcctGATGTTATTATTGAAGTAATTTCTGAAAAACACATTGAAAAAGAACACGCCAAAACATCAGTCATTCAAAATTggttaaattatcaatatatattgatCGACAAGGTCATTGCGCGGGATAATGAGACAAGAcgaaattctattaaaaacaGATCGATATTGTTTAAGCAAAAACTAGCGGAGGtcataaaacaaaaagaaatTCACAGAATAAAAATGCGTTTAAAGCGTGCAATCACAATGGTTGTAGCGGAAACCGTAGCAGAAGGACCGGGCGCTGTGAAATCCATATGTGATACTCAACAATCGGACAAGTCTTATCACATGTCTACACTGTCCTCCATATCGGATTTATTG contains the following coding sequences:
- the LOC113548359 gene encoding adenylate kinase 9-like → MSADTFVWLSPIPQLGAGDYKRERTVDDEEWYPRVVSTYGLTERVHWSRRLEADADHRSGQPPATAVRWTRPVRSAGRDYYGSEDVDRAFLQRKPISFAIFGKPGLADDRLAAMLSTYWGCVHVSAAIGLLAASHRPEDQIGLALRRGEAVNAASASASLIELLRIRGADVQERGYVLTGLPRHDPGLSACEQMNAVFTTNPPDVLIYMSCRNQDLIHIHNGLTLESTEHERLTQTLHLNNTEYNHMRVRWYNKSLISKKMIELDLKDYENYSLKVIDEIVKQFDPTCVITVDGRKPVNELFETIKSKLMTMPLHYTVLPEMVEIQAKSDLSEDYTYSGSEFEFESESNEVETVISSMERASDTTQIRNENEQRKERLRMTSEFGRLCPVNFSNGRFILGSDRYCIKFMGKLYYFAGPDEMQTFGKHPRQFLKIPTHGLPIRAMFYGPKTLTNQATKAVRNLFGYNIIDVGHIIQIHEEDVKYDFSSAIVDSILKTAQEVIRPKEIQTNDIDIMRNAIAEWTRLRFGVVVGSDLGSVEDNGSEYETNEDFSNQKNQDVDEYIKKKQLINFFESYDIDFLDDLYVCIRAYNEPERLKKYFQNMSIKNRKIFRRSFIKSKKIIEPELINVIVDIVQIKNEQNQNWIIVNAPLEFGLVKKLIDVNLNPIQMVFFHDSDPMHNILLSNEEMNNSYRNNYIEILDNVKNGMRHGTTVEKIKYPDFVNKIENSLYISQNKDDFFEGEVETAEYEEHKHINIISHDHLMGIIVPVITERLNQYTENLLVQWHTLKTNISKEINQYMDFNIIVCKPDSTYNLLTILIEDTIYYLKKFLTDNVSDVSTSDINNTVPTRGKYDGDTSIYCPVKFSNGKLSIGSTKHMAVYHNRYYYMSSSNDFKTFFSNPDRYTLFTSVPKIYPKPKISLLFSFGLCSIDFINEILDKFDLTLVDSYKVFKNNVLPNNIPMVGKMYEEPTLKKIVDKYFISEKQKVYINSLRKYMDKESAYLNDEDWLKMNSVFFQTNEGICYKNYPKNLTELKYLKENEINPDVIIEVISEKHIEKEHAKTSVIQNWLNYQYILIDKVIARDNETRRNSIKNRSILFKQKLAEVIKQKEIHRIKMRLKRAITMVVAETVAEGPGAVKSICDTQQSDKSYHMSTLSSISDLLARYSELTLKQKKIIIDYRLDVSDFLDLDEFETLDEIDEMVNKKFPDDKYLISQCFSDSFEFPPDTMIQQYLDMEKDTLTAMREFAEKSNIPWITVSGPDSRSAALSDITEVLAANVDAPFETTYDVDLETSENMLRAGEVHLSRFGRWCPVQAARGSTDPVIRRFCPDTENVHPVVHRKYVYYVAGGPENRDEFARQPLKYALGPSKIPPPPGFALKIAVVGPPGSGKSRCAQELCSRYGLQLIRIEDAVDAYLTEYRWTDVAKTAVGTLRRGDALSEDAVAEAVVTATFGGQAITWGYVIDGYPVTEKQFKLLDAAGVMLHAVFVLPEDGGRPDEDTALWRLRRDAWTEAFVGLQWISDRYGNASGFASTDIDGMVAAASACVRSVLAYRTDVRVNRPCRLSGVPLTSRECRYNLSTYLDMCPVCRVNGDRINQPSDLAAMRRSAVQYRSYIYWTCGPEHEASFMGDPDRYADAAPISPDPHPVATTDRQLSRNPFFRCKLSSEYCVVCALSCLWYPTYKRGLPELMVAYRNRAYTFCSSQCQRMFSQRPTLYAEYTMLVRGPDRPLSTPPRPWDREQIDGLPVLGYLEQTVAAGVSSALAGLTAMKPVYPGLTATVSAMVYLGLHIGRNGGGDNDVAEYYREAFKQFVDTCHSFKIEAFKLRSLM